Sequence from the Rhodothermia bacterium genome:
AACACCAGCACGTTGCGTGGCCGACTTCGGCAAATACCCCAAGGCCAAGTCGAAAGTGCCGGGTGGCCTGTCCTTCGCCGCCACCACGACTTTGGCATCTAAATTATGATCAATCTGTACTTGAACAGCATTCACCTCTTCAAAAATACCCGCTTCAACCAAGCGATTTCGGGCGGTTTCTGGATCAAACCGAACCATCCACTGTACAGGTTTTAGCCCCAAGATCGAACGTATATAATCGGGTTTCATTCGGGTAGTGGCAGGCAGTGTTAATCCCGCGAACTTTACCGGAGGCCCTTTTTCCACTTTAAACACCAAGTGCCATGCGTTAGCCTCGCTGCTGTCTGAAAATGCTTCATCCACCGTAATGCGGGCCAGTAAAAAGCCCCGATCAACAAGAAAGTCTAAGATATGCTCTAAATCGGCCTCTAATGCTTCCCGATTTTTGGTCGTAGGTTTGTAGAAACCCATTTTCTCCAAGATCAAACGTTCTTCAGAAACATCCATACCCACTATCCGAACCGATTTTAAGATGAAATCGGTTTGGGGTGTAAGCGTGTTTTGTGCAGATAAAACAAACGGAAACATCAAAAAACAAAAAAAAAGGCCTTCATGATTACACCCAAACCCTTTTTTTCGCCTCCATAACGCATTATTTTTATTCATACCCATCTACTTCCGTATAGCAATGAAATTATTTTGTCGAATAAAGGGCTTATGCCTGATAGCCTTTGTGTTTCTCGTATTCATTTCCAGTACGGCAAAAGCACAGGAAAAACCTTTGTCTCAAACAAGCACTCGCCCAGACTCTACGGTTCAAAATCACCCTGTAGGTCGTGCTTTTCTCTTTGTTTTGCCGCGTGGAACCCGAAGCGGGAAACCTTTTGTTCGTTACGAAATTGTAGATGCACCCGCCATGAGTTGGTTGGTAAAACGTTCTTTTTTTTGGGACACCGACCGAGAAAAGTCCGGCTCTGTTCATGTAATCCGGTTTCGAGCTTATACAGCTACAAATGAGCCTTCCGAAATCGCGATTGTTGTAAACCTAAAATAATGCCACAGCAAAATGTTTCGGCGGAAGATGAACGCACAAAAACACTTATAACACCCTATTTCCACAAAAACCTTCTTGAGTGGTTTAAAGATAACGCACGAGATTTACCCTGGAGGCGCACCAAAGACCCCTATCACATCTGGCTGTCGGAGATGATGCTTCAACAAACGCGGGTAGATCAGGCTATGCCCTATTACCTTGCTTTTATAGATGCGTTCCCCACTGTTTATCATCTAGCCGAGGCTCCACTTGATGCTGTTTTGAAGTGTTGGGAAGGGTTGGGTTATTATGCACGCGCACGAAATCTACACAAGGCCGCCCTAAAAATTGCAATGGAGCACCAAGGGGTTTTTCCGAAAACCGAAAAGGAAGCCTTGGCATTGCCGGGTGTTGGGCCGTACTCGGCAGCAGCTGTACTTTCCATAGCTTATCAGGTTCCTTTGGCTGTTTTGGATGGCAATGTTATGAGGGTTTTGACACGGGTTTTATCTTTTGAGGCGGATATTCGCCAGCCCATTCACAGGGCAATACTGCAAGATTGGGCTAATCTCATACTCAATCATAGGTCTCCGGACAAACATAATGAAGCGATAATGGAATTGGGCGCAACTATTTGTACCCCTAAAAAGCCCTTGTGCCCCAAGTGTCCTTTGCAGCCAACGTGTAAGGCTTACCAAAACAATCGCCAAAACGAGTTACCCTTCAGCTCGAAAAAACCAAAAGTTCCACATTTCCAAATTGCCGTTGGTGTTGTTTTTAACGATGCAGGCCAAATACTCATCAACCGGAGACCCGATGAAGGGCTTTTGGGTGGTTTGTGGGAATTTCCCGGTGGTAAACAAGAACTTTCTGAAAGTTTGGAGGAGACTTGTAAACGAGAATTGGCGGAGGAACTGGGCATCGAGGTGTCCATTCGGCAAAAATTGGTCGTCGTTAACCACGCCTATACGCATTTTAAAATCACACTACATGCTTTTTTATGTACCTTAAGCAAAGGTGATCCCATTTCAACAAATGGACAGCCCATTCAGTGGGTCAAGGAGTCTGAACTTGATCAGTTTGCTTTTCCGAAGGCCAACAACAAGGTGATTGACGCCCTAAAAACCCGAAAAATCACCCCCACTTTTTTCGACGAAACCCAATTATAAGGTAGAAATTATGGAATCTTGGATGTTTTATTTGATCGGCTTTGTCATTTGGGCCATTATAAAAGGAATTTCAGACGACCAAAAAAAGAAAGATAAAAATCCAACCTCAACGTCTGGAAGCGTAACGGGTAATTTGGAAGAGGTGAAACAAGGCTTCCAACAACTTGCACAACCAAACCAAAGACAGCGCCTTAGCACGAATCAAAAACCTATTGGCTATTTTTCAAATGGGAAGTACTTCGATAACGAGGCGGGATTTGATACAGGATCAGATTATGATGTAGTGGCTAAGGATTATGACCAAACCGCCACCGATTATGACGTCAACATTAAAGTATCAGAAGACCAATTTGAAAATCACCGTTTAGGCGACCACCCGAAGGTAAACCATACAAAACCAACTCCGCTCACAATACCTAACGTTGTCCGTAAAACGCAAAAAAAAGCATTCCAAACGCTTAGAGATCCTGAAAACGCTCGGAACGCCCTCATCTTATCCGAAATTTTAGGTCAACCCAAAAGCCGCAAACGCTAAACCAAGGCGTTTTTGATGTTTACCAATTTGTCTCTTCTGCCTTTGCAGGCCAAAGTGCAGCCATTATGGCGCCCAATATGACTCCAAGCACCGTATTCACTAAGAGCGTAGGAACCCAAAAGGCCAATGGATTAAAAGGCATCTGTTCGGTCATTGCCAGCATCATTACCCAAGTAAACAACCCCGAAAGTAGCGCCGTCACAAAAACACCAACGCCCCCAATTAGCGCACCATCCTTTGCACCCGCTTGCACATCAGCCCGTATGTTGTACACGAAAATGCCCGCGCCAAGCCCAAGTACCAACTTCACCGCCGTCAAGGACATGCTCAACATGCCAACCCCAACTTGAGCAACACCCAAGTATGCAACCATTAATGAAAAGATCAGATTGGTCAGAATACTTGACAATATGGCTGTCACCACCGTCGTAAGGATCGCAATGTAGTGTTCGGACTTGAGCATATTCACCTCAAAGATGATTTACAAGGAAGTAAATGGTTTAATACTCACGTACCTTGAAGACCAAGGCCGCCGCAATAGCGCCCATTACAGCACCAATCACACCCAGCATAACCACACCCAGCACCACCTGTAGGATGGGATTGCTCAAAAAGTCGAACTGTTGGGAAGATTGGAGGGCTTGTTCTATCTGCTCGGCATCCATTCCTTGTTTTCCAAGCATATCCCGCTGCATATCCATGCTCATCCGCTTGATTTCTTCGTTTGTTGGGAAAAGCCCAAGCATCTGAAAGATTTATGAAATACTACTGGAGAACATAGAACCCAATGCCAAAGCCCCTGCGCCAAGTGCTGCACCATCGCCGGCCCTTGCACCACCACTTAACACGCGGTTATAATGCCAAACAGCCGTAAATGCCCCAGCCATTGGCACAATTAAGCAGTTCAATAACCCCAAACCTGACAGCAAAAACGGAGACATATCCCGCATAAACATCATGGTTGGGACACTCATAATGATGCCTAAAACTGCAGAAACAATGGCTCCATTTAAAATTGAAGGAAATTTAGGAGGTGTATTCATGTTACTTTCTATTTGGGTTTTGGAACAATAGCCGCCATTTAATGCGCCATACTTCTAATATAAGTGCTAAAAGTCCTTTGGTTGCATAATACCCGCAAATACTGCCGAAAACAAAACCCGTAATAACCCGACCAGTGACATTGCCTTCCCAAAGTGCGACA
This genomic interval carries:
- the mutY gene encoding A/G-specific adenine glycosylase, with amino-acid sequence MPQQNVSAEDERTKTLITPYFHKNLLEWFKDNARDLPWRRTKDPYHIWLSEMMLQQTRVDQAMPYYLAFIDAFPTVYHLAEAPLDAVLKCWEGLGYYARARNLHKAALKIAMEHQGVFPKTEKEALALPGVGPYSAAAVLSIAYQVPLAVLDGNVMRVLTRVLSFEADIRQPIHRAILQDWANLILNHRSPDKHNEAIMELGATICTPKKPLCPKCPLQPTCKAYQNNRQNELPFSSKKPKVPHFQIAVGVVFNDAGQILINRRPDEGLLGGLWEFPGGKQELSESLEETCKRELAEELGIEVSIRQKLVVVNHAYTHFKITLHAFLCTLSKGDPISTNGQPIQWVKESELDQFAFPKANNKVIDALKTRKITPTFFDETQL